A portion of the Pseudoalteromonas luteoviolacea genome contains these proteins:
- a CDS encoding ankyrin repeat domain-containing protein has protein sequence MRLFRLAMVAPMFLLTGCLQLGHAVTGGIYSILPEQEYTDQVCLRLARAALNGNLKRLNTLLATPNHQVNCQGETGFTPLYFAIKGRQLDTYTRLLEAGADPNIPYGERGDNVTFLASWIGIEYLRPAAEHGADFNKRNALGRTPVYKIISSDTNEAFLLALSKGFDVNNVDNSGGTPIVRALGSYRFFMAWKLLENGADINLNPLSNVGDACFQLNRAIERKHELTHSAQLEIEKYYQRLADAAKCNDD, from the coding sequence TTGCGACTATTCCGACTAGCGATGGTTGCGCCAATGTTCCTGCTGACCGGTTGTTTACAACTTGGTCATGCAGTAACAGGCGGTATTTATAGTATTTTACCTGAGCAAGAATATACGGACCAAGTGTGCTTAAGGCTTGCCCGTGCAGCATTAAATGGAAATTTAAAACGTTTAAATACGTTGCTTGCGACGCCAAATCATCAAGTGAACTGTCAAGGGGAAACAGGGTTTACGCCTTTGTACTTTGCTATAAAAGGCAGGCAGCTTGATACCTACACAAGGTTACTTGAAGCGGGCGCAGATCCCAATATTCCATACGGTGAAAGGGGTGATAATGTTACGTTTCTGGCAAGCTGGATAGGGATTGAATACTTACGACCCGCAGCTGAGCATGGTGCTGATTTTAATAAAAGGAATGCACTAGGTAGAACACCTGTCTATAAAATCATTAGCTCAGATACGAACGAGGCGTTTTTGTTAGCTCTGAGCAAAGGATTTGATGTCAACAATGTTGATAACTCTGGAGGAACGCCTATTGTCAGAGCGCTTGGCTCTTATCGGTTTTTTATGGCGTGGAAGTTATTGGAGAATGGGGCCGATATAAATTTGAATCCTCTGTCCAATGTAGGAGATGCGTGTTTCCAGCTAAATAGAGCCATTGAGCGCAAGCATGAGTTAACGCACTCTGCACAGTTGGAGATTGAAAAATATTATCAACGTTTGGCGGATGCTGCTAAATGCAATGATGATTAA